The genomic region CGGGGCTCCCTGCGGCGCTTCGGTGCCGTCTTCCTGCATAATTTTCAGTTCCGTACTCGGCCAGGGAACGCCGATGGTGCCGATCCGGGCCGTGCCGTCCACGGGGTTCGACGACAGAACCGGCGAGGTTTCCGAAAGCCCGTAGCCTTCCGCCGGGACGTTGCCCGTCATGGCCTTCCAGCGTTCGGCCACGGCCGTTTGCAGCGCCATGCCGCCCGCCGATGTGATTTTCAGGCGGCTCCAGTCCACTTCGCCGATGCGGGGATGGTTCAGCAGGCCGTTGTAAAGCGTGTTGAGGCCCGTGAACATGGTCACTTTGTATTTTTTCAGATCGTCGATGAAGGCGTTCAGGTCACGGGGGTTGGTGATGAGCAGGTTCATGGCCCCCGTTTTCAGCGCCGCCATAGCGTTGCAGGTCAGCGCGTACACGTGGTACAGCGGCAGGGCGGCTACGATCACGTCCTGACCGTCGGTGCTCATGCCGGGCTTCATCCACTCGTTCTGGCCCTCCAGGTTGGCGATCATGTTGCGGTGGTTCAGCATGGCTCCTTTCGAAACGCCCGTGGTGCCGCCGGTGTACTGGATGAAAGCCAGATCGTGGCCCGACAACGTGGGTTTCCGGTATTCCGAACGGCTGCCCCGGTTCAGGGCGTCCCCGAACGAAACGGCAGTCGGCAGGCTATACGCCGGCACCATTTTCTTCACATATTTCACCACCGCATTGACAATCTGCTTTTTGGGAAAGCCCAGCAAATCGCCGATCTGCGTGACGATGATGTGTTTGATATCCGTTTGCGGCAATACTTTTTCCAGATTGACCGCAAAATTTGCCAGAATGACAATCGCCTTTGCCCCCGAATCCCGGAACTGGTGCTGCATTTCACGGGGCGTGTACAGGGGGTTGGTATTCACCACCGTCAGGCCCGCCCGCAGCGCGCCAAACAGGGCGACGGGGTATTGCAGCAGGTTCGGCATCTGAATGGCAATGCGGTCGCCTTTCTGCAGGCCCAGGTCGCTTTGCAGGTAAGCGGCAAAGTTGCGGGTCATCGTATCCAGTTCCCCGTAGGTCATCTCTTTGCCCATGCAGGAATAGGCCGCCTTGCCGGAAAAATTCCGGAAACCTTCCTCCATCAGTTCGACCAGCGAAGGGTAAGCATCCGGGTTTATTTCGTAGGGTATGCCTTTGGGATAAAATTTAAGCCAAGGGTATTTCGCGGTGGACGTTTCCATGAGTGAAGTATAAAGGTTTTCGGTAAAAATAAGATTTAAACCGGAACGATATATTGTAAACGTTCTAAGGGCTTTCGATTTATGTAAAATAGCATAAAAAAGTTCTCGCAGATTTCCGCCGATTTTAGCGCTGATATTCGCAGAATTAAATCTGCGGAAATCTGCGAGCAAAATCAGCGGAAATCTGCGAGAACCGAGTTGACTACTTAAAACGCCGCCGCTTTCAGGCGCAGCGCCCGGTCTTCAGGCAGGCCAAAGAGCAAATTCAGATTCTGCACAGCCTGCCCCGAGGCACCCTTCGTCAGGTTGTCGATGGCGCTGGTAATCAGCAGCTGTCCATCGTGCTTTTCGAGGTGAATCAGGCATTTGTTGGTATTGACCACCTGTTTTAGATCGATCGGCGCGTCGCTCACGTGCGTGAACGGGTGGCCGGCATAATAGTCCTGATACAGCGCCCTGGCCTCTTCGCGGCTGCCTTCGAAAGCCGTGTAGACGTTCGCCATGATGCCGCGCGTGTAATCGCCCCGGTAGGGCACAAAATTCACCGCCTTGTCAAAACCCGGCTGAAGCGCCGTCAGGCTCTGGCGGATTTCGGTCAGGTGCTGGTGCGTGAAGGCTTTGTAAATCGATACGTTGTTGTTGCGCCAGGTGAAATGGGTCGTCGGGCTGAGGGCCTGTCCCGCGCCGGTCGAGCCGGTGATGGCGCTCACGTGCACGTCGGCGGTCAGCAGGCCCGCTTTGGCCAGCGGCAGCAGGGCCAGTTCGATGCTCGTGGCAAAGCAGCCGGGATTGGCAATCCGGGTCGCCGTCCGGATGCGGTCGCGCTGAAGCTCCGGCAGGCCGTACACGAAGCCGTTCGACTCGTCGCGGAAATCGGTACTCAGGTCGATGATTTTTACAGACTCCGGCACGTTGTTCGTTTCCAGAAATTTCGCCGACTCGCCGTGGCCCGAGCACAGAAAAAGCGCCGACAGCCCGGGCTGCTGCACCAGTTCGCTGGTTTCTTCGCCCGAAAACAGCAGGTCCGTATCGCCCAGCAGGTCGGTATGGGTGCTGTACACGGGTTTGCCCGCCTGGCTCTTGCTGTGAACGAAGGCGATGGCGACATCCGGATGGTTGACAAGGATGCGGAGCAGTTCGCCACCCGTATAGCCCGCTCCGCCGATGATTCCGATGTTTACGCTCATTTCGCCGATTCCTTCACTTTTTCGTAAATCATGACCTGGTTGGACATCACCTTCGAGAAGCCGCGCACGTCGTCGCCCGTCCAGGCGTTGTTCATCTCGCCATACGACCCGAATTTCGCCGACATCAGGTCAAACGGGGATTCGATGCCCAGCACCGTGAAGCGGTACGGAGCCAGCTGGACGTGGACTTTGCCCGTCACCTGGCTTTGGGTATCGGTCAGGAAGGTTTCGAGGTTGCGCATGGCCGGTTCGAGGAACTGGCCTTCGTGCAGCATCGTGCCGTACCAGTTGGCCAGTTGTTCTTTCCAGGTCAGCTGCCACTTGGTCAGCACGTGTTTTTCGAGCGTGTGGTGCGCTTTCAGGATAATCAGCGGGGCCGGGGCCTCGAAGCCCACGCGGCCTTTGATGCCGATGATGGTGTCGCCCACGTGAATGTCGCGGCCGATGCCGTACGGTCCGGCCAGTTCGGTCAGCTTCTGAATGGCCCCGACGGGGTTGTCAAAACGCTCCTCGCCAATCGTCGGCCCGGCAATCCCTTTCAGTTCGCCCGCCTCGAAGTGCAGCGTGATCTGCGTCGGCTCGGTCTGCGTGACCTGCGTCGGCCAGGCTTCTTCGGGCAGGTAGCCGTGGGAAGTCAGGGTTTCCTTCCCGCCGACGGACGTTCCCCAGAGGCCCTTGTTGATGGAATACGCCGCCTTGTGCCACTCCTGCTCCACGCCTTTGGATTTCAGGAATTCGATTTCGGCCTCGCGCGAAAGCCGCAGGTCGCGGATGGGCGTGATGATTTCGGCCTCCGGAATGATGATGCGGAAGGCCATGTCGAAGCGCACCTGGTCGTTGCCGGCCCCCGTCGAGCCGTGGGCGATGGCGTCGGCCCCGATGCTCTTGGCGTATTCGGCCACGGCAATGGCCTGAAAAATCCGTTCGGCGCTGACGCAGAGCGGATACGTATTGTTTTTCAGCACGTTCCCGAATACGAGGTATTTGAGGCAGTGCTGGTAGTAATCGTCGGTTTTGCTGACCGTCGCGTGGGATTTCACGCCCAGCGAATACGCCCGTTCTTCGATGGCTTTCAGCTCCACTTCGGAGAACCCACCCGTGTCAACCAGCACGGAATGAATTTCGTGGCCCAGTTCTTCGGAAAGATATTTGACACAAAACGAGGTATCCAGACCTCCGCTGAAGGCAAGTACGACTTTTTTAGACATTATTATTAGTAACTAAGCCCGTGTTTAGGCGGGCAGTAAAAGAAACGAATAAGCGTTGAAAGGCGTTGATGAAGCAATTGGCGCTGCAAAAGTACCTCTATTTCAAAGACGATGGGAATAAAGAGCGCAAAAAACCCGCTCGGGCTGCCAAGTTCCCTGAATCCAACTACCTGCTCACCAGGATTCTACTCCAGTTCGACATTCGCGTCGTCAATCGTCTCGCTCTGGTTCGTGAAACGCCACTTCTGTTTGTATACCGACCGGTAAACAATCGTCACCTTCATCCTGTCGGCGATTTTTCTTCTTAACCAGCTTCCCTCCCGGCCCCCGGCAATTTCGACCAGCCGGATGCTTTCACCCTGCGGAATGACCAGACCCTTCGACAAGGTGGACGTAGTGACATGGTTAGCGAATGCGGTGGAATCTTTGAGCTGCGGCAGTAACTTGTCGATATCGTCGTACGACTTCCCTTCATAATCGAGCGTTACCGCTTCGATAAAGGCTGGTCCCAGTCCTTTGTTGGCGACCACGAAGGCGTACCCGGTTTTGTCGTCATCGATTCCACTCGTGTTGAAGGTTTGCAGGATGGGGATGACGGATGCATACTGCTGTGTCCGTTGCAGATACGCCTGATAAAACGTAATTCCCAGGGCGCACACGCTGGTAATGACCGCAGTAATGCTTAACAGAATGTCAACAGAAACACGTTGCCGTGTCACGGCACTTTTCTCCTTTTTGTCTACCATCAGAGGGTTTGGTATTTCTTCCGTGAGTAACCGACAAAACTAAAGATCCCTTCCAACGGCAGGGTCGGAAGGGATCCATGGGGCGGCATTTTACGTGCGGGCCGAAGCCCGTGGGTGCTCTATACCGATTCCAGTTCCCGCTCCACTTTCCGCGCCCGCTGGCGATCCTGAAAACGGAGCAGAATCCGCTGTTTGATGCGCATCCAGCGTTCGTAAAGCTTCGATTCCTTGATGAAGTCCCAGGGTTCGGGCTCTTTTTCGGCCGGTTTCTGCTGCACTTTTTCGGGCTCGTAGAGCATGCCGGTGCAAAGGCAGTGCTTGCGGTTGGTCCGGCTCAGGATGTCGTAGTTGACGCAGCTCGAACAGCCTTTCCAGAACGCGTCGTCGGCGGGCAGTTCGCTGAACGTCACCGGCTCGTAACCCAGTTCCGAGTTTATTTTCATGACGGCCAGACTGGTGGTCAGACCGATGATCTTGGCATTGGGGTATTTGGTCCGCGAGAGCTTGAACGCCTCGGCCTTGATGCGCGTGGCGATGCCGCTCTTGCGGTGGTCGGGATGGACGATGAGGCCCGAGTTGGCGACAAACTTGCCGTGTTCCCACGTTTCGATGTAGCAGAATCCCACCCATTCGCCCGTGTTGGTGGTGGCGATAATGGCCTTCCCCTCTGTCATTTTCTCCATCAGATAGACGGGCGAGCGTTTGGCAATGCCGGTTCCCCGGGCCTTGGCGCTCTGTTCCATCTCCTCACAAATCGTATCGGCCAGCGTTAGATGGTTTTCGTTGGCAACCTGAACTACATAAATGTCCTGTTTCTCCTCGGGATTCATCGTCGTTAAAAACTGCACTCCTCCCCGGAGACGACCTTATCCGGATGGGAGCTGATAAAAAAATAAGAAAGAATTGGATAAAATAAGGATAGGGGCGAAAAGGCTTGCCACGTAGGCAGGCAATCAGCGTCGGGACCTTTCGGCCCTGAACCGGAATGGCGTGGTATGGTAGAAGGTCAGTATGTGATTCGTCTTACCCATTTCGGTCTGAAAAAGCGGACAATGTTAGGGAAATTGTTGGTGTCTCGCAAAAGCTATAACGGATTTTTTTACGAATGGTTCGGGGGCCGGATAAAACATTTCATACGAACACCGGGTATACCGGCTAAAACCAAAACTATACCACTCTCCTTTCGTTATGAAAACTTTCTTACCGCTCACCTCCCCCGCCCGGGTCGTCGGCGCCTCCATGCCTTTTTCTGCCGCTCCCGTCGCTTCTTTTGCCGTCGCTGTGGCCCTTCCCTGCGATCCGCAACGCCCCGGCCGCCGCTGATCTGTCCTGCATTCGTCACCCAATCCACACCTTATATGCCTTCATTTCTACGCCCGCTGGCCGTGCTGATGCTCGCCTGGCTCTGCTTTTTTCCGCTTGATGTCTTGTGGGCCCAACGCGCCACCCGCCCCGAGAACACCGGCAACGTCATAAACGGCCGTATTCTGACCGAAACCGGCGAGGCTCTGCCCGGCGTTACCGTCGTGGTCAAAGGCACCACGCGGGGCACCCAGACCGACGCCAGCGGCAACTTTCAGCTGACCGCCCCGCCGGACGGGGCACTGACCGTCAGCTTTGTCGGCTACACCACCCGGGAAGTGCCGGTTGGGGCGCAGACGAACTTCACGCTGACACTGCAGGAAGATACCCGCGCCCTGAGTGAAGTGGTGGTGGTCGGTTACGGAGCGCAGCGGCGCTCGACGCTCACCGGGGCCGTTTCCGACGTGTCGGGCAATGAACTGATCCGGAGTCCGCAGCCGAACGTCACCAACTCGCTCGTCGGCCGCACGCCCGGCCTGATCGCCGTCAACCGCTCGGGCGAGCCGGGCAACGACGCGGCCCAGCTCTTTATCCGGGGACGCGGCACGCTCGGGGACGCCTCGCCGCTCATTGTCATCGACGGGGTCGCCAATCGCCTCGGCAGTTTTGACCGTATAGACCCCACCGAAATCGAAAGCATCAGCATTCTCAAGGACGCCTCCGCGGCCATCTACGGCTCGCAGGCGGCCAACGGCGTCGTGCTGATCACCACCAAACGGGGCAAAACGGGCAAACCGACCGTCAGTTACAGCTTCAATCAGGGACTGGCCACCCCGACCCGCATTCCCGACATGGCCGACGCGGCCACCTTCGCCACTATTCAGAACGAAATCCGGTACTATCAGAACCCCACAGCCCCGCAGTACGTCTACACGCCGGACGAAATCGAAAAATTCCGCAACGGCTCCGACCCGATCAGCTATCCGAACACGAACTGGCTGCGCACGATTCTGAAACCGGTCTCGCCCCAGCACCGGCATACGCTGGGTGTCAGCGGCGGCACCGAGTCGCTTCGCTACCTCATTTCGGTCGGCAATCTGTTTCAGGACGGGTTTTACCGGAACGGTACGGCCAACTACAACCAGTACAGCGTCCGGGCGAATCTGGACGCCAGCATCGGGAAGAACCTCCGCATCGGCCTCGACCTGAACGGGCGGCAGGAAGACCGCAACGCCCCCCGCGACAGTGCTTCGCGCATTTTCCGGTACGCACTCCGGGCCTACCCCACGCTCCCGGCTTATTATCCAAATGGCCTCGCAGGCCCCGGCACCGACCAGGGCCGGAACCCCGTTTTACAGGTCACCGACGCCCTGGGCCGCCTCCGCGACCGCCGCACCTTCCTCAACGCCACGCTCCGGCTGGCCGAACAACTGCCCTTTGTGCCCGGCCTGTCGGTCGACGGGTTTGTGGCCGTGGACAAGCAGTTTCGGTTCGACCGGCAATGGGACACGCCCTGGACGGTGTACCAGTACGACGCTACGACACGGCAATACCAGCCCATTCCGAGCGGGCCGCCCACGCCCGAGCTGTCGCAGCGGCAGTGGAACGAAACCCTGCTGACGCTGAACGCCCGGCTGGCTTACGAACGAACGCTGGGTCCGCACCGCTTCGCCGGATTCGTCGCCTACGAGCAAAGCACCTACCGCCGCGATTATTTCGACGCCTTCCGGACGGGTTTCCTCAGCGACCGCATCGACCAGTTGTTTGCGGGCGACGAAACGGGCATGCGCAACTTTGGAACGGCCTTTGAATCGGCGCGGCAGAACTACTTCGGGCGGGTGCAGTACCATTTTTCCGAACGCTACTTTGCCGAGTTTCAGGCGCGGTACGACGGTTCGCAGAACTTTCCGCGGGCCCGGCGTTTTGGCTTTTTCCCGGCGGCTTCGGTCGCCTGGCGCCTGTCCGAGGAGCCGTGGTTCAAAGGAAAACTGGGGTTTGTCAACAACCTGAAACTGCGCGCTTCTTACGGCCTGATGGGCAACGACCGCATTCCGCAGTTCCAGTATCTGGCAGCGTACGGCTACGACTATTACGTCCTGGGCGATGATCCGGCACTGGTCAAAGGGCTGCGGCCGACCGGCGTACCGAATCCGAACATTACCTGGGAAGTGGCCCGCACGGCCAATGTCGCGGTGGAAGGAGCTCTTTTCGGCGGAAAACTGGACTTTACGGTCGATTACTTCCATTCGCGCCGCAACAACATCCTGACCAAACGCAATCTGTCGGTGCCGGACTACACGGGCATTATTCTGCCCGACGAAAACATTGGCATCGTGGTCAACCGGGGCGTCGATTTGCAGTTGATGCACAGCCACACCTACGGCGGCATCAATCTCTCGGCCGGGGTCAATTTCACGTTTGCCCGCAACAAAGCCGTGTACCTCGACGAACCGACCGGCCTGCCCGACTACCAGCGGCAGGAAGGCCAACCCATCTGGGCACCCATCCGCGACCTGACGACCAACGGCCTGTTTTACAACGCCATCGGCATTTTCCGCGACCAGTCGGCCGTGGACGCTTACCCGCACGTGCTGGGGGCCGGGCCGGGTGATCTGCGCTACGAAGACGTGAACGGCGACGGGCAGATTACGCCGGAAGACCGCATCCGGCCGCGTTTCAGCAACATTCCGGAAATTGTGTACGGCGTCCCGCTCACGCTGAGCTACAAGGGCTTCGACTTTAATCTGCTCGTGCAGGGACAGGCCCGCGTGTCGCAATACCTGCTGCTGGAATCCGGCTCGACGGGTAATTTCTTCGCCGAGGATGCCGCCAACCGCTGGCGTCCCGATAACCCGGACGGCACGTTCCCGCGGGTGGCCGACAAAATGTACGACGGCGTCAACGGCGCGTATCCGAACACGTTCTGGCTGAAAAATGCGGCGTTTGTCCGGCTCAAAAACGTGGAGTTCGGCTACACGATTCCGCGCTCCCTGCTCGACCGGCTGAAGATCCAGAGCCTGCGCCTCTACGCCAGCGGCTTCAACCTCCTGACGCTCGACCGGCTCAAAACCATCGACCCGGAAGGGGGCAGCGCCCTCGGCTGGTTCTACCCCCAGCAGCGGATTTTCAATGTGGGACTGAATGTGAGATTGTGAACAAACGGGTTTATGGTTTATAGTTTAGGGTTAATGGTTGTAAATCAACACCTAAGCTCTTCGCCAAACTATAAACTATAGACCCTAAACCATAAACCAGTAATGAAAAAGACAACCCTCCTCCTCTTCCTCGCCCTCACCGGCTGCCAGGACGATTTTCTTGAGAAACAGCCGATTGACCAGTTTACCGATGAGGCCGTCTGGTCGGACCCGAAGCTTGTGGTGCCCTTCGTCAATTCGAAATACAACAGCATCGGCTGGGGCTTTGACGAAGTGCTGTGGGCCTCGCTTTCCGACGAAGCCATGTTCAAGCACGATTACGGCACCCATCTCGTCAACCGGGGCGAAGTAGGCCCGTCGAACCTCGGCATCACCAATTCGTGGACCAAAAATTACGGCTACATCCGCGACGTGAACCTGTTTTTCGAGCGCATTGACGACGTGCCGATGGATGAAGCGCTTAAAAAGCGGCTGATGGGCGAAATGAAGTTTATCCGGGCGTTTCGATACTTTGATCTGATCCGGAACTACGGCGAAGTCCCGCTGATTACGAAGACGTTCGGGCTAAACGACGACTTTACGCAGGTCCGCCGGGCACCGCTGGCCGAAGGCACCGCCTTTGTGGTCAAGGAAGCCGACGAAGCCGCGGCGCTGCTGCCGCTCGCCTACGAAGGCGCCGACGTCGGGCGGGCGACCCGCGGCGCGGCCCTGGCCCTGAAAGCCCGGATGCTGCTCTACGCCGCCAGCCCGCTTTACAGCCCGTCCCGCGACGCCGCCAAATGGCAGCAGGCCGCCGATGCCGCCAAAGCCGTTCTGGATTTGGGGCAATACCAGCTTTATCCCAACTATCAGGAGTTGTTCCTGACGCCGCACAATGCGGAGGTGATTTTCGAACGGGCGCGGGTCGCCGTGGGCGACGGCTGGGTGCATCTCGAACTGTCGAACGGTCCGAACGGCTACGGCGGCTGGGGCGGAAACATGCCGCTGCAAAATCTGGTGGATGCCTACCAGACCAGTACCGGCAAGAACATCACCGACCCGACTTCGGGCTATAATCCGCAGAATCCTTACCTGAACCGCGACCCCCGTTTCTACGCCACCATTCTGTACAACGGCGCGAAATACAAAGATCGGGCGGTCGAAACCTTTGTGCCCGGCGGCAAGGATTCGCAGGACGGGCCGGAAGAATGGAACACCAGCATCACGGGGTATTACCTGCGTAAGTTCATGAACGAGCGCAAACAACTGAAAGACTTCAGCAACGGCAGCACCACGCACTGGATTCATTTCCGGCTGGGCGAAGTGCTGCTCAACTATGCCGAGGCCCGCAATGAAGCCTCCGGACCCGACGCGACGGTTTACGACGCGGTCAACCAGATTCGGGCGCGGGTCAGCATGCCGACCCTTCCGGCCGGACTGTCGCAGGCCCAGATGCGGGAGGCCATCCGCCGCGAACGGCAGGTAGAACTGGCCTTTGAAGAACATCGTTATTACGACGTGCGCCGATGGCAGATCGCCGGACAGACCGAAAGCCAGCCCGCCCGCGGCATCATCGTCACCAAAAATCCGGACGGAACGCTGAAGCACGAGGTTACGACGGTACAGGAGCGCCGCTTCGCCGACCGTAACTACTGGCTGCCGATTCCGTTCAAGGAAACGCAGGCCAATCCGGCTCTGAAGCAGAATCCGGGCTGGTGAAATTAACCAGCCGGTTACAGCGCTGCTCAGGTTCCGGTCTAAAAGCCGCTTAACGCTCGTTTTGGGGCGGCTTTTAGACCGGAAAATAATTGTTTATCTCAACCTGAATCGCCATATTTGTTACAAAACCTTCCCCACTTCATGAATCGCCTGTCTGCCGATGACCTCATCTACGGCTACATCAACGGTATATTCCCGATGGCCGATTCCGACGGTACCCTGTACTGGTACTCGCCGGACCCCCGCGCGGTGATTCCGCTGGAGACCTATCGCCCTTCCCGTTCGCTTCGCCCCATCCTGAACAAAGGAACATTTGAAATTAGGCTGAATGCCAACTTTGAACAGGTGATGCGCTACTGTGCCGAACCCCGCTACAGCGGCGACAGCACCTGGATTTCAGACGAAATCATCGAGGCTTATGTTGAACTTCACCAGCTTGGGCTTGCACACAGCGTCGAGACGTATATAGATGGACGTTTAGTTGGCGGGCTGTACGGCGTGGCGCTCGGAGCGGCTTTTTTCGGCGAATCCATGTTCTATCTGGCCCCCAACGCTTCCAAAGTTGCCTTTCATTACCTCATCGAAATTCTCCGCAGACAGCACTTCGAATTGCTCGATACCCAGTTCATCAACGACAACGTCCGGCGTTTCGGCGCCCTCGAAATTCCCCGCACCGAATACATGAAGATCCTGAAACGGGTGATCCAGAAAAAAGCCCGCTTCTCCGAGCCCGTCCTCGAACACCTCTTCCGGAATCACGCGGAGTGAAATGAATGATTGAATGGTTGAATGACTGAATGACTGATTGCAAGATATTGGGTGGCGTTGCCGCAACTCGTTACTTCACCCAATCACTCATTCACCCAATCATTCATTCACTCAATCACTCATTCACTCAATCACTCATTCACTCAATTAAAATAAATCGCCGTACTTTTGTGGCCGCTACGCTTCATCTTCCTGAAAAGCGCGGGACTTGCCGTTCTGCGCTCCATCGCGGTAAATCCATTAATCTGTGTAATCCAAGTTCAGGATGATTGTCATTAAATTCGGTACGGCCTCCATTACCCATTCGGACGGTTCGCTCAACGAAACCGCCATGGCCGACATTGCCCGGCAGGTGGCGCAGTTGCATACCCGGTATCAGGTGATTCTGGTGTCGTCGGGGGCGGTGGGCGCGGGCCGGGGGCTTATCCAGGGCTACCGGGGCGAACTCGCCCAGCGCAAGGCCGCCGCCGCCGTCGGTAATCTGCTGCTGCTCAATATTTATTCGAAATACTTTTCCCAATACAACATTCCGGTGGCCCAGGCACTCTGCGAACGGCGGCATTTTGCCAACCGGACGCAGTTTCTGCAACTACAGGAAACAGTGCAGGAACTGTGGAAAAACGGCATTATTCCGATTGCGAACGAAAACGACGTGGTCAGCGACCGCGAACTGAAGTTTTCGGATAACGACGAACTGGCTACACTCATCGCCGTCGGCTTCGGAGCCACGCACCTCATGTTGTGCACCTCCGTCGGCGGGCTGCTCGACGCGTCTGGACAAATCATTCCGACTATTCCGCAGGTCGATGAGGCGGTTTTTGGCCTCGTTCGGACCGAAAAATCGGCGCTCGGACTCGGTGGCATGGCCTCCAAACTGACCTTTGCCAAACTGGCTACCCGCATGGGTATCCGCACGACCATTTTCGGACTCAACCAGCCCGACGGTATTATCCGGGCGCTCGACGGACAAACCGGCACCACTTTTCCGCCGCAGGAAAGCGCGCTTTCGGCCCGGCGACTTCCCGCCCGGCAGCGGTGGCTCGGCAGCGGCAGCCTGACGGCCGGTCGGCTCCGCATCGATGCCGGGGCCGTGGCCGCTCTCGAACGCCGGAGCAGTCTGCTCGCCGTGGGCGTCCGGGCCGTGGAAGGCGAGTTTGCTACGGGCGAAGTGGTCGAAATCTGCGACGAGAAAGGCCGGGCGGTGGCCGTGGCCCGGGCCCGTCTGTCCTCGGACGGCATCGACCAGCAGCGCGGCCTGCCCAACGTGGAAGTGGCCCACGCCAACGACATTGTGCTGCTGTAAGCGGTCCTTCCTGAAACTGTAAAGCGTTCCTTCTAAACCTCGATGACGACGACAATCTCCATAATGCCCCTCCTGCAGCAAACCCAGACCGCCTCGGCAGCGGTCCGGCGGCTGTCGGATCAGAAAAAAGCCGATCTGCTGCTCCGCCTGGCCGATCTGGTGAACGACCACGTAGCGCTGATTCTGGCCGAAAACCGAAAAGACCTCGACGCCATGCCGGACGGCGACCCGAAAAAAGACCGACTGCTGCTGAACGAAAGCCGCATCCGGGCGCTCGCCGACAGCCTACGCGACGTGGCCGCCCTGCCCGACCCGACCGGCGAGGTGCTGCTTCAGCGGACGATTGAACAGGGACTGCAACTCCGGAAAATTGCCGTTCCGCTGGGCGTGGTGGGTGTTATCTACGAATCCCGACC from Tellurirhabdus rosea harbors:
- a CDS encoding SusC/RagA family TonB-linked outer membrane protein; this encodes MPSFLRPLAVLMLAWLCFFPLDVLWAQRATRPENTGNVINGRILTETGEALPGVTVVVKGTTRGTQTDASGNFQLTAPPDGALTVSFVGYTTREVPVGAQTNFTLTLQEDTRALSEVVVVGYGAQRRSTLTGAVSDVSGNELIRSPQPNVTNSLVGRTPGLIAVNRSGEPGNDAAQLFIRGRGTLGDASPLIVIDGVANRLGSFDRIDPTEIESISILKDASAAIYGSQAANGVVLITTKRGKTGKPTVSYSFNQGLATPTRIPDMADAATFATIQNEIRYYQNPTAPQYVYTPDEIEKFRNGSDPISYPNTNWLRTILKPVSPQHRHTLGVSGGTESLRYLISVGNLFQDGFYRNGTANYNQYSVRANLDASIGKNLRIGLDLNGRQEDRNAPRDSASRIFRYALRAYPTLPAYYPNGLAGPGTDQGRNPVLQVTDALGRLRDRRTFLNATLRLAEQLPFVPGLSVDGFVAVDKQFRFDRQWDTPWTVYQYDATTRQYQPIPSGPPTPELSQRQWNETLLTLNARLAYERTLGPHRFAGFVAYEQSTYRRDYFDAFRTGFLSDRIDQLFAGDETGMRNFGTAFESARQNYFGRVQYHFSERYFAEFQARYDGSQNFPRARRFGFFPAASVAWRLSEEPWFKGKLGFVNNLKLRASYGLMGNDRIPQFQYLAAYGYDYYVLGDDPALVKGLRPTGVPNPNITWEVARTANVAVEGALFGGKLDFTVDYFHSRRNNILTKRNLSVPDYTGIILPDENIGIVVNRGVDLQLMHSHTYGGINLSAGVNFTFARNKAVYLDEPTGLPDYQRQEGQPIWAPIRDLTTNGLFYNAIGIFRDQSAVDAYPHVLGAGPGDLRYEDVNGDGQITPEDRIRPRFSNIPEIVYGVPLTLSYKGFDFNLLVQGQARVSQYLLLESGSTGNFFAEDAANRWRPDNPDGTFPRVADKMYDGVNGAYPNTFWLKNAAFVRLKNVEFGYTIPRSLLDRLKIQSLRLYASGFNLLTLDRLKTIDPEGGSALGWFYPQQRIFNVGLNVRL
- a CDS encoding GNAT family N-acetyltransferase, which produces MNPEEKQDIYVVQVANENHLTLADTICEEMEQSAKARGTGIAKRSPVYLMEKMTEGKAIIATTNTGEWVGFCYIETWEHGKFVANSGLIVHPDHRKSGIATRIKAEAFKLSRTKYPNAKIIGLTTSLAVMKINSELGYEPVTFSELPADDAFWKGCSSCVNYDILSRTNRKHCLCTGMLYEPEKVQQKPAEKEPEPWDFIKESKLYERWMRIKQRILLRFQDRQRARKVERELESV
- a CDS encoding argininosuccinate synthase, whose product is MSKKVVLAFSGGLDTSFCVKYLSEELGHEIHSVLVDTGGFSEVELKAIEERAYSLGVKSHATVSKTDDYYQHCLKYLVFGNVLKNNTYPLCVSAERIFQAIAVAEYAKSIGADAIAHGSTGAGNDQVRFDMAFRIIIPEAEIITPIRDLRLSREAEIEFLKSKGVEQEWHKAAYSINKGLWGTSVGGKETLTSHGYLPEEAWPTQVTQTEPTQITLHFEAGELKGIAGPTIGEERFDNPVGAIQKLTELAGPYGIGRDIHVGDTIIGIKGRVGFEAPAPLIILKAHHTLEKHVLTKWQLTWKEQLANWYGTMLHEGQFLEPAMRNLETFLTDTQSQVTGKVHVQLAPYRFTVLGIESPFDLMSAKFGSYGEMNNAWTGDDVRGFSKVMSNQVMIYEKVKESAK
- the argC gene encoding N-acetyl-gamma-glutamyl-phosphate reductase, whose product is MSVNIGIIGGAGYTGGELLRILVNHPDVAIAFVHSKSQAGKPVYSTHTDLLGDTDLLFSGEETSELVQQPGLSALFLCSGHGESAKFLETNNVPESVKIIDLSTDFRDESNGFVYGLPELQRDRIRTATRIANPGCFATSIELALLPLAKAGLLTADVHVSAITGSTGAGQALSPTTHFTWRNNNVSIYKAFTHQHLTEIRQSLTALQPGFDKAVNFVPYRGDYTRGIMANVYTAFEGSREEARALYQDYYAGHPFTHVSDAPIDLKQVVNTNKCLIHLEKHDGQLLITSAIDNLTKGASGQAVQNLNLLFGLPEDRALRLKAAAF
- a CDS encoding AMP-binding protein; the protein is METSTAKYPWLKFYPKGIPYEINPDAYPSLVELMEEGFRNFSGKAAYSCMGKEMTYGELDTMTRNFAAYLQSDLGLQKGDRIAIQMPNLLQYPVALFGALRAGLTVVNTNPLYTPREMQHQFRDSGAKAIVILANFAVNLEKVLPQTDIKHIIVTQIGDLLGFPKKQIVNAVVKYVKKMVPAYSLPTAVSFGDALNRGSRSEYRKPTLSGHDLAFIQYTGGTTGVSKGAMLNHRNMIANLEGQNEWMKPGMSTDGQDVIVAALPLYHVYALTCNAMAALKTGAMNLLITNPRDLNAFIDDLKKYKVTMFTGLNTLYNGLLNHPRIGEVDWSRLKITSAGGMALQTAVAERWKAMTGNVPAEGYGLSETSPVLSSNPVDGTARIGTIGVPWPSTELKIMQEDGTEAPQGAPGEIWARGPQVFTGYYNRPDETAKVMEGEWFKTGDVGVMDEDGFFRIVDRKKDMILVSGFNVYPNEIEEVLAKCPGVLEVACIGVPDDKSTEAVKVFIVKKDEALTAESVKAYCAENLTNYKRPRHIEFRTELPKTNVGKILRRALKEEEMARKAR